The Benincasa hispida cultivar B227 chromosome 11, ASM972705v1, whole genome shotgun sequence genome has a segment encoding these proteins:
- the LOC120090738 gene encoding uncharacterized protein LOC120090738: MEPEIASTSKSKEWGTVRIQLPPFLQRLKKNKNDEVQYQRFMDMLKQLYISIPFTEVIKQMPKYTKFLKDMVTKKRSTGKFTTVVLTQSSKSIIPPKMRDPGSFTIPCSIGGLYIGQVLCDLGATINLIPLSIFKQLNVGQLAPTMATLQLADRSLVHPEGKIDMYKEEITLSVNGQNLRFDIIRAMKYPKEEDLNESDDEPNQENTLLSILRKYIKAIGWMLSDIREISPEYYMHRIRLEDNQKGSIEHQRRLKPTMKEVMKKKIIKWLGAGIIYPIANSKWISPVQCVPKKGGVMVVPNANNELIPMRTVTGWRICMDYCKLNVATKNDHFPLPFIGQMLDHLAGNAFYCFLDGYAGYNQIMIAPKDQEKTTFICPYGRFAFRRMLFGLCNVPSTF; the protein is encoded by the exons ATGGAACCAGAGATTGCGTCCACTTCGAAGTCGAAAGAATGGGGAACCGTGAGAATACAACTGCCACCATTCCTCCAGAGActcaaaaagaataaaaatgatgaggtacaaTATCAACGCTTCATGGATATGTTGAAACAGTTGTATATTAGCATTCCGTTCACTGAAGTGATCAAACAGATGCCCAAGTAtacaaagtttctgaaggatatggtgacaaagaagagaagcACTGGTAAGTTCACAACAGTGGTATTGacgcaaagttcaaaatccataattccaccaaaAATGCGTGACCCTGGAAGTTTCACCATACCCTGCTCTATTGGAGGGTTATACATCggtcaagtgctttgcgatctCGGGGCCACCATTAACTTGATACCTCTTTCAATTttcaagcagctgaatgtggggcagctgGCGCCCACAATGGCGACTCTCCAATTAGCTGATAGATCCTTAGTGCATCCagaagggaag ATTGATATGTATAAGGAAGAGATCACACTGAGCGTGAATGGGCAGAATctcaggtttgatattatccgagccatgaaatatcctAAAGAAGAAGACCTCAATGAATCTGATGATGAAccaa atcaagagaatacACTGCTGAGCATCCTGAGAAAGTATATAAAAGCAATTGGCTGGATGCTATCAGACATCAGAGAAATCAGCCCCGAATACTACATGCATAGGATTCGTCTCGAGGACAATCAGAAAGGATCAATCGAACATCAACGTAGACTCAAGCCTACGATGaaggaggtcatgaagaagaaaataatcaagtggttaggcGCGGGAATTATCTATCCAATAGCCAACAGCAAGTGgatcagccccgtgcaatgcgtGCCAAAGAAAGGAGGGGTGATGGTAGTCCCTAATGCAAATAATGAACTGATACCAATGAGAACCGTCACTGGATGgcggatttgcatggactactgcAAACTAAATGTGGCGACAAAGAAtgatcatttccctttgccttttatCGGCCAGATGCTAGACCACCTAGCTGGAAATGCTTTCTACTGCTTCCTGGATGGATATGCTGGCTataaccaaatcatgattgctcctaaagatcaagagaaaaccacattcatcTGTCCGTATGGAAGATTTGCGTTTCGACGTATGCTGTTCGGCCTATGCAACGTGCCGAGCACTTTctaa